A DNA window from Nitrospinota bacterium contains the following coding sequences:
- a CDS encoding UbiX family flavin prenyltransferase, translating into MKRIVLAITGASGVCYSKRLFDCLKTQAETHVIISDRGAELLNLELGLATSYFSGERVTLHKTSRMNSSIASGSFFVDAMVVVPASMGTVGRIAAGVSGTLIERVADVMLKEKRKLIIVPRETPFSTIHLKNMLALDQAGALIMPASPGFYQGENSVEGLVDFIVARILDQLGLNQDLIKPYEP; encoded by the coding sequence ATGAAACGAATTGTACTGGCAATAACAGGGGCGAGTGGGGTTTGTTACAGCAAACGGCTTTTTGATTGTCTTAAAACCCAGGCCGAGACTCATGTGATCATTTCAGACCGTGGTGCTGAGTTGTTGAATCTTGAGTTGGGCCTTGCTACCTCCTATTTTTCAGGGGAACGGGTGACTCTTCACAAAACTTCGCGCATGAACAGTTCCATTGCCAGTGGTTCTTTTTTTGTTGATGCCATGGTGGTGGTTCCTGCCAGTATGGGAACGGTGGGAAGAATAGCGGCCGGTGTGTCTGGCACCCTGATCGAACGCGTTGCGGATGTCATGTTAAAGGAAAAACGCAAATTGATAATAGTTCCGCGTGAAACACCTTTCAGCACGATTCACCTGAAAAACATGTTGGCTCTGGATCAGGCAGGGGCTTTGATAATGCCTGCATCACCAGGGTTTTATCAGGGAGAAAACAGTGTTGAAGGCCTGGTTGATTTTATTGTGGCCCGAATTCTGGATCAGCTGGGATTAAATCAAGACCTTATTAAACCCTATGAACCTTGA
- a CDS encoding cysteine desulfurase: protein MIYLDNAATTPMNEEVLERVQEAMRIHFANSGTPYKTGLDAKGLIEKSTESIAGYLKLPSTHRILFTSGGTESNNLFIKGLCFPERKTAFLGLEHPSVTETLKYFSRYGNEPVSLLSLQLEGRLDLSRLSTLKENRVRLLCMSHVNNELGTVNDPLKTILAIDKQSPQTKLFLDGVQAVGKLRLEPEMWKGLAGYSISGHKIHGPKGIGMLVYDSRLVLNPQMHGGKQQYGIRSGTLPLPLIVGLETAIKNAVEKIDQTHEHLRSLSCHLVQGLQNMQERLPELNIKFNSLVDDNAICQSPGIVNFSFPPVEGEVILHHLEAKDIYVGLGSACSAQSKEPSKILLGIGLNEEQARCSLRISFSVINTIEDVDRFLEVFEAAYQTLYPTFIQKAGHR, encoded by the coding sequence ATGATTTATCTTGATAATGCCGCCACCACTCCAATGAATGAGGAAGTTTTAGAGCGGGTCCAGGAAGCAATGCGAATACATTTCGCAAATAGTGGGACTCCCTACAAAACAGGTCTCGATGCAAAGGGTCTAATAGAAAAGTCAACAGAATCTATTGCCGGATATCTTAAACTTCCTTCAACCCATCGTATTTTATTTACCAGTGGAGGAACAGAGTCAAATAACCTTTTTATTAAAGGATTGTGTTTTCCTGAAAGAAAGACAGCTTTTCTTGGTCTTGAACATCCAAGTGTTACTGAAACCTTGAAATATTTTAGCCGGTATGGAAATGAACCTGTTTCTTTACTTTCTTTGCAACTTGAAGGCAGGCTGGATCTGTCTCGCTTGTCTACTTTGAAAGAAAACCGGGTCCGTCTTCTTTGCATGTCACATGTGAATAATGAGTTGGGCACGGTGAACGATCCTCTAAAAACTATTTTGGCTATTGATAAGCAATCCCCACAAACAAAACTATTTTTGGATGGAGTGCAGGCTGTTGGCAAGCTTAGGCTGGAGCCGGAAATGTGGAAAGGCCTTGCTGGTTATTCGATTTCCGGGCATAAAATTCACGGTCCAAAGGGAATAGGAATGTTGGTCTATGATTCACGTCTGGTTCTTAATCCACAAATGCATGGTGGCAAACAACAATATGGAATTCGATCTGGGACACTCCCACTGCCATTAATAGTAGGGTTGGAGACTGCCATTAAGAATGCTGTCGAAAAAATTGACCAAACTCATGAACACCTTCGAAGTCTAAGTTGTCATTTAGTACAAGGCTTGCAAAATATGCAGGAACGGTTGCCTGAATTGAATATTAAGTTTAATTCACTGGTTGATGACAATGCAATATGTCAATCACCGGGAATTGTTAACTTTTCTTTTCCTCCTGTTGAGGGTGAAGTTATTCTCCACCATCTGGAAGCTAAAGATATTTATGTCGGACTGGGTAGTGCCTGTAGTGCTCAATCTAAAGAGCCATCAAAGATTCTTTTGGGAATTGGTTTGAATGAAGAACAGGCACGATGCAGTTTGCGCATTTCTTTTTCAGTAATCAATACGATTGAAGATGTTGACCGATTTCTTGAAGTATTTGAAGCTGCCTACCAGACCCTTTACCCCACCTTTATTCAAAAAGCCGGGCATCGATGA
- the thiI gene encoding tRNA 4-thiouridine(8) synthase ThiI, which yields MTGRKTVLIRYDEIGLKGRNRKYFEKCLLKNIKRVLSGSGDIHYSSPRGRIVLDIPDSFVEECSDCLKTVPGIASFSFGVSMSPDYDAMADLGIQWIEPKLESVENMKFCVKTRRSEKSFPETSPEVNFEVGSRIMKKLGPNGLTVNINEAEYVLEIEIGRSETVVFDNREPGLRGLPVGSSGNVLCLLSGGIDSPVSAFMMLCRGCRVNFVFFDNQPFLGRGGYDKVLTLAKKINHFQKRANLFVVPFEEMQGAIRDNCNEENRVVLYRRMMYRIAEEIAIRQGYLALVTGESLGQVASQTLENLAAVTSVTSMNVFRPLIGMNKESIISHAKEIGTYEVSIEPQPDCCSVFMPQNPVTRSKIPDLERDEKKIAWKELRDNAIARMETIKVDDLSNR from the coding sequence ATGACGGGAAGAAAAACAGTCTTGATCCGTTATGATGAAATCGGACTCAAAGGACGCAACAGAAAATATTTTGAAAAATGTCTTTTGAAGAACATTAAACGTGTTCTATCGGGTTCAGGTGATATTCATTACAGCTCTCCTCGCGGCAGAATTGTTTTAGATATTCCGGATAGTTTTGTGGAGGAGTGTTCTGACTGTTTAAAAACTGTTCCTGGAATTGCCTCATTCAGTTTTGGTGTTTCTATGTCGCCTGATTATGATGCAATGGCCGACCTGGGAATTCAATGGATTGAACCAAAACTGGAGTCTGTCGAGAATATGAAGTTTTGCGTAAAGACTCGTCGGTCTGAAAAGTCTTTTCCTGAAACCTCACCAGAAGTCAACTTTGAAGTTGGGTCGCGTATCATGAAAAAACTGGGCCCAAATGGGTTGACGGTCAATATTAATGAGGCGGAATATGTTCTTGAAATAGAAATTGGGCGCTCAGAAACGGTGGTTTTTGACAATCGTGAACCGGGGTTGCGGGGTCTCCCTGTTGGGAGTTCGGGTAATGTTCTTTGTCTGCTTTCAGGTGGAATTGATAGTCCCGTGTCTGCCTTTATGATGCTATGTCGTGGATGCCGGGTAAATTTTGTTTTTTTTGACAACCAACCTTTTCTAGGCAGGGGAGGGTATGACAAGGTTTTAACTCTGGCAAAAAAAATTAATCATTTTCAGAAGAGAGCTAACTTATTTGTCGTTCCTTTCGAGGAAATGCAGGGGGCTATTCGTGATAACTGCAATGAAGAAAACCGGGTCGTCCTCTATCGAAGGATGATGTACCGTATCGCTGAGGAAATAGCAATCCGTCAAGGATATTTGGCGTTGGTGACCGGAGAATCGCTGGGCCAGGTCGCGTCTCAGACACTGGAGAACCTGGCGGCTGTAACAAGTGTTACTTCAATGAATGTATTTAGACCTCTTATTGGCATGAATAAAGAAAGTATTATCTCCCATGCAAAAGAGATTGGTACTTATGAGGTTAGTATTGAGCCGCAACCTGATTGTTGTTCTGTGTTCATGCCTCAAAACCCGGTCACCCGAAGCAAGATTCCTGATTTGGAAAGAGATGAGAAGAAAATCGCATGGAAAGAATTAAGAGATAATGCCATCGCTCGAATGGAGACCATTAAAGTTGATGACTTATCCAACAGATAA
- the folK gene encoding 2-amino-4-hydroxy-6-hydroxymethyldihydropteridine diphosphokinase has product MKYKALIGIGSNLGIPAENCEKAIRLLNDTAGIEVTSRSSLYESEPVGNTEQNWFVNAAAVIKTSLEPESLLNQLLKIEEVLGRVRREKWGPRIIDLDILTYDNLVVNTPDLTLPHPEMAKRRFVLQPLSECAGDYIHPVENKTIHDLLKDLPENPQVKKILSVG; this is encoded by the coding sequence ATGAAATATAAAGCCCTCATCGGTATCGGCTCAAACTTAGGCATTCCCGCAGAAAACTGTGAGAAGGCAATTCGACTTCTTAATGACACGGCAGGAATTGAAGTGACTTCCCGATCCAGCCTCTACGAATCAGAACCCGTTGGCAATACAGAGCAGAACTGGTTTGTTAATGCTGCGGCTGTTATCAAGACCTCTTTGGAACCAGAATCTTTGCTGAATCAGCTCTTGAAAATTGAAGAAGTATTGGGAAGAGTTCGGCGGGAAAAATGGGGTCCTAGAATTATTGATCTGGATATACTGACCTATGACAATCTTGTGGTCAACACCCCAGACCTAACGCTCCCACATCCGGAAATGGCAAAAAGGCGTTTTGTACTTCAACCCCTTAGTGAGTGTGCCGGTGATTATATTCACCCGGTAGAAAATAAAACAATTCATGATCTCTTAAAAGATCTTCCTGAAAACCCGCAGGTTAAAAAAATCTTATCTGTTGGATAA
- a CDS encoding LL-diaminopimelate aminotransferase, translating to MSDESYIQSLFADRLGGNQFGKDTKIYKFEKIKRAKRAALDANPGKILFDMGVGEPDEMADPGVVKSLQLEAEKPENRGYTDNGIEEFKVAACKYMENVFGVKGLEPDKHVNHTIGSKPGLAMAPAIFINPGDITLMTVPGYPVMGTHTQYLGGDVVNLPLTEENNFLPDLKSIDAGTREKAKILYLNYPNNPTGANATREFYEEAIEFAKQNNIIIVQDAAYAALTYSGKPESFLSIPGAMDVGVEFHSLSKAYNMTGWRIAFIVGNELIVKGLSHVKDNVDSGQFAAIQKAGIYAMEHPEITERTVAKYKRRLSILVETLNSLGFNAKMPGGSFFLFVGIPKGIKGGRRFANGEEFSQFLITEMLISTVPWDDVGHYVRFSATFAAKGEEEEARIMQEIKARLSSVEFEF from the coding sequence ATGTCAGATGAAAGCTATATTCAGTCCTTGTTTGCAGACCGCTTGGGCGGCAATCAATTTGGAAAAGATACCAAAATTTATAAGTTTGAAAAAATAAAACGGGCAAAACGTGCAGCATTAGATGCTAACCCGGGAAAAATATTATTCGATATGGGAGTTGGCGAACCTGACGAAATGGCTGATCCCGGTGTTGTTAAAAGTCTGCAATTAGAAGCGGAAAAGCCAGAAAACCGAGGCTACACCGATAATGGAATAGAAGAGTTCAAGGTCGCTGCCTGCAAATATATGGAAAACGTTTTTGGTGTTAAGGGACTGGAACCGGATAAACATGTCAATCACACCATTGGCTCCAAACCTGGTCTGGCAATGGCTCCCGCTATCTTCATCAACCCCGGTGATATTACCCTGATGACCGTTCCGGGTTATCCGGTAATGGGAACCCATACTCAATACCTGGGCGGAGATGTTGTTAATCTCCCTTTGACAGAAGAAAATAATTTCCTGCCCGACTTGAAGAGCATTGATGCGGGAACACGTGAAAAGGCGAAGATCTTATACTTGAATTATCCCAACAACCCGACCGGCGCCAATGCCACACGTGAATTTTATGAAGAAGCTATTGAGTTCGCCAAACAAAACAATATTATTATCGTTCAGGATGCTGCCTATGCGGCTTTAACATATTCTGGAAAACCTGAAAGCTTTCTTTCAATACCTGGCGCAATGGATGTCGGTGTTGAGTTTCATTCCCTCTCAAAAGCCTACAACATGACCGGTTGGAGGATAGCGTTTATAGTGGGAAATGAACTCATTGTAAAAGGACTTTCACACGTTAAAGACAATGTAGATTCTGGCCAGTTTGCAGCCATTCAAAAAGCCGGGATTTATGCCATGGAACACCCTGAAATCACAGAGCGGACCGTGGCAAAATACAAGCGTCGTTTATCCATTTTGGTTGAAACCCTCAATTCACTGGGCTTCAATGCAAAAATGCCTGGTGGTTCCTTCTTTCTCTTTGTAGGAATTCCTAAAGGAATCAAAGGAGGACGTCGGTTTGCCAATGGTGAAGAGTTTTCTCAGTTCCTGATTACAGAAATGTTGATATCTACTGTCCCCTGGGATGATGTTGGTCATTACGTAAGATTTTCTGCAACGTTTGCAGCCAAAGGAGAAGAGGAAGAAGCTCGAATCATGCAAGAAATCAAAGCCCGTCTTTCCAGCGTGGAGTTTGAGTTCTAA
- a CDS encoding cytochrome c gives MKQTRISILALFLTVFIYSCAPKPTLEVPEPYKKGQQYFHRVCSNCHGSDAMGKHTQAPRLIDEEYLAGNFSDEDIRETVLNGTDKMPSQKKNVTAEEISEIIKYLRYSQNAAGLEPEESEEDDEE, from the coding sequence ATGAAACAAACTAGAATTTCAATTCTCGCACTTTTCTTAACAGTTTTTATATATTCATGTGCCCCAAAACCCACACTTGAAGTACCAGAACCCTATAAAAAAGGACAGCAGTATTTCCACAGGGTGTGCTCTAATTGCCACGGCTCTGACGCAATGGGAAAACACACTCAAGCCCCAAGGCTCATTGATGAGGAATATCTGGCGGGAAATTTTTCCGATGAAGATATTAGAGAGACAGTACTAAACGGAACCGATAAAATGCCCTCGCAAAAAAAGAATGTAACTGCTGAGGAAATCAGCGAAATCATAAAATACCTTCGCTACTCACAAAATGCCGCAGGTCTTGAGCCTGAGGAATCGGAAGAAGATGACGAGGAATAA
- the cobO gene encoding cob(I)yrinic acid a,c-diamide adenosyltransferase → MRKPSGADPRKRKGLIIVNTGDGKGKSTASFGLAVRAAGNKMNVFIMQFMKGQWKAGERKSFEKLAPYIEFEAMGDGFTWDTNNIEKDMITARKAFEVAKKKLLSNKYQMVIFEEINYVLDYNFLPEDEFLELLNNKPEKVHVVCTGRNASDKLIEIADLVTEMKMIKHPFKDQKIPAQKGIEF, encoded by the coding sequence ATGCGAAAACCTTCAGGAGCAGATCCCAGAAAGCGAAAGGGTTTAATTATAGTTAATACCGGAGACGGCAAGGGTAAATCTACGGCATCTTTTGGTCTTGCTGTGCGTGCTGCTGGAAATAAAATGAATGTCTTCATCATGCAATTTATGAAGGGTCAGTGGAAAGCAGGTGAGCGTAAATCTTTCGAAAAACTGGCTCCATATATCGAGTTTGAAGCAATGGGTGATGGCTTTACATGGGATACAAATAATATTGAAAAGGATATGATTACGGCACGAAAAGCATTTGAAGTGGCAAAAAAGAAGTTATTGAGTAATAAATATCAAATGGTTATTTTTGAGGAAATTAATTACGTTCTTGATTACAATTTCTTACCAGAAGACGAGTTCCTAGAATTACTAAATAATAAACCTGAAAAGGTTCATGTTGTATGCACAGGAAGAAATGCCTCCGATAAACTGATTGAGATAGCTGATCTCGTTACTGAAATGAAAATGATCAAACATCCGTTTAAAGATCAAAAAATCCCGGCTCAAAAGGGTATAGAGTTTTAA
- a CDS encoding TonB-dependent receptor plug domain-containing protein: protein MKQRISIILFILFLATTSTAQTQNSEKKSDPIIIDPIVINASKIKMKDTEATYASEIYRRKEIIESGAKTIYDFLNQNTSVVSMPSSGNPFSQKLDLRGFGIAQGFQSIVVTVNGRRINNIDDVPQNLSSIPIQNIDRIEITKGSGSVVYGDGATGGTIQIYTRDSTDTSIAVSAGNYGRMTTTINSGFASEKFQFSAFGDAYKQDGFSDRGPDGNRDKGELLNSKVRFQYKPTKFSKLYIEKKATYLEYRYPNFLSKSTFQQNPGSNNRGAAGTPTNYTHQIENTDVIELGSTLNINENIETNFNYSFVDQTRVISHARKYNNHFYDGSIKYLNGPLTIITGAQYFDGSRRCDNCNGTDTPTTTTKENVGIYIQGQYGFSSMTFSFGARKEWIDYTFLNQGALTENQDNLSAFDIGINKSLSNRLNIFSNFNYAFQTHNLDNFFDFQGNFAGFLEPVITSTLNMGLNYLTPKSKTKLTLFGSKLRDELVFNRHVSFFGNSVSIDRSSKYGFELQNKYSFTESLSASINYAYIRAIIDRETSSANCINNCAGNDLPGVSRHNLTVGINFKPYEHSKVILTQSYRSSALADEDLNNAEDPSNSSSPSFKTPAFIKTDISYIYTYKILGERVLGASQIDLSAKVENLFERAHGTTLRNDVIYPSNFTRNFMFGIELRY, encoded by the coding sequence ATGAAACAACGTATTTCCATTATTCTATTTATACTCTTCTTAGCAACTACCTCAACTGCTCAAACTCAAAACTCAGAAAAAAAAAGTGATCCAATAATCATTGATCCAATTGTTATCAATGCAAGTAAAATTAAAATGAAGGATACAGAGGCCACCTATGCTTCAGAAATATATCGTCGAAAAGAAATAATAGAATCCGGTGCTAAAACTATCTATGATTTTTTAAATCAGAATACATCCGTAGTTTCTATGCCAAGCTCAGGGAATCCATTTAGCCAAAAACTTGACCTTAGAGGTTTTGGTATCGCGCAAGGTTTTCAGTCTATTGTAGTCACAGTAAATGGCCGTCGAATAAATAATATTGATGATGTACCGCAAAATTTAAGCTCCATACCAATTCAAAACATCGATAGGATTGAAATTACTAAGGGGAGTGGTTCCGTAGTTTACGGTGATGGAGCAACAGGTGGAACAATTCAAATATACACAAGAGATTCTACTGATACAAGCATCGCAGTTTCAGCGGGAAACTATGGCCGGATGACAACAACAATAAACAGTGGATTTGCATCTGAAAAATTTCAATTTTCTGCATTTGGAGATGCCTACAAACAAGATGGATTCAGTGATAGGGGTCCTGATGGAAATCGCGACAAGGGTGAGCTACTGAATTCTAAAGTAAGGTTCCAATATAAACCCACAAAATTCAGCAAACTTTACATTGAAAAAAAAGCTACATATTTAGAGTATAGATATCCAAATTTTTTATCAAAATCAACATTTCAACAGAACCCTGGTTCTAATAATAGGGGGGCAGCAGGAACTCCAACTAATTACACCCATCAAATCGAAAACACAGATGTCATTGAGTTAGGTAGCACTTTAAATATAAATGAAAATATTGAGACAAATTTCAATTATTCATTTGTAGATCAAACTCGTGTCATTAGTCATGCTAGAAAATATAATAATCACTTTTATGATGGTAGTATCAAGTATTTAAATGGCCCTTTAACAATTATTACAGGAGCTCAGTATTTTGATGGGAGCCGCAGATGCGATAACTGTAATGGCACAGATACCCCCACAACCACAACCAAAGAAAATGTGGGTATATATATTCAAGGGCAATATGGTTTTAGTTCAATGACTTTTTCGTTTGGTGCTAGAAAAGAGTGGATAGACTACACATTTCTTAACCAAGGAGCATTAACAGAAAATCAAGATAATTTGTCAGCTTTTGATATTGGTATCAATAAATCATTAAGTAATAGATTAAATATTTTTTCTAATTTTAATTATGCTTTCCAAACTCACAACCTTGATAATTTTTTTGATTTCCAAGGAAACTTTGCTGGATTTTTAGAACCAGTTATAACATCCACTTTAAATATGGGACTTAATTATTTAACACCCAAAAGCAAAACAAAGCTAACATTATTTGGTTCTAAGTTAAGAGATGAGTTGGTTTTTAATAGGCATGTGAGTTTCTTTGGAAATAGTGTAAGTATTGATAGAAGTTCAAAGTATGGTTTTGAACTACAAAACAAGTATTCATTCACTGAATCGTTGTCTGCCTCAATTAATTACGCTTACATACGGGCAATAATCGACAGAGAAACATCAAGTGCAAATTGTATAAATAACTGCGCAGGAAATGACCTTCCAGGAGTATCTAGACACAACTTAACAGTCGGTATCAATTTCAAGCCATATGAACACTCGAAAGTTATATTAACGCAATCATATAGAAGTTCTGCATTAGCTGACGAAGACTTAAACAATGCCGAAGACCCAAGCAATTCTTCCAGCCCTAGCTTTAAAACCCCAGCATTCATCAAAACCGATATATCTTATATCTATACATATAAAATTTTGGGAGAAAGAGTATTGGGGGCAAGTCAAATTGATCTTTCAGCAAAAGTAGAAAACCTTTTCGAGAGAGCTCACGGAACAACACTCAGAAATGATGTTATTTATCCAAGCAATTTCACCCGCAACTTTATGTTTGGAATTGAACTCAGGTATTAA
- a CDS encoding cobyric acid synthase, giving the protein MTAKTLMIQGTGSGVGKSVLTAAFCRYFYQAGYKVAPFKAQNMALNSFVTENGGEIGRAQAYQAEASGLKPDVLMNPILLKPSEDNNSQVIVMGKPVGSKNAKDFYSRHLQHKKVVTQALDEIKKNYELVIIEGAGSPAEINLKQWDLVNMFIAEKAESPVLIVGDIDKGGVFAWLKGTYDLFSEDEQNRVLGFIINKFRGDIEMLKPGIEQFEKMVGKPVLGVIPYFHDLVVDEEDSIPQRSYFAENKVQNPLNIAVIEIPRIANFTDLSPLALDPNISLQYIQHPSQLRAHDLIILPGSKNTVGDMNYLNQQGMTKEIIKHHKSGSMILGICGGFQMLGRKIKDPDNLESREKEINGLGLFDFETTLVPEKLTRQVQLETVISNVFPERLHCEGYEIHMGRTTFGSIYQALFSELNGENAMNFGITNQNGTVFGTYLHGFLDNDLFRNNILRYIRNEKGLPEPQKLFDYSEFRKRELNRLADLVKTSINMEIIERRLH; this is encoded by the coding sequence ATGACAGCTAAAACTTTAATGATTCAGGGAACAGGATCCGGTGTAGGAAAAAGTGTCCTCACTGCGGCATTCTGTAGGTATTTTTATCAGGCCGGATACAAGGTGGCCCCTTTCAAAGCTCAGAATATGGCATTGAATTCTTTTGTAACGGAAAACGGCGGCGAAATCGGGCGAGCTCAAGCTTACCAGGCAGAAGCAAGCGGATTGAAACCAGACGTGTTGATGAACCCTATTCTCTTAAAACCTTCAGAAGACAACAATTCCCAGGTAATCGTGATGGGAAAACCTGTAGGTTCAAAAAATGCGAAAGACTTTTATTCCAGACATCTTCAGCATAAAAAAGTGGTCACTCAAGCCCTTGATGAAATTAAAAAAAACTATGAACTGGTCATTATTGAGGGAGCCGGGAGCCCTGCCGAAATCAACCTGAAACAATGGGACCTTGTGAACATGTTCATCGCTGAAAAGGCCGAATCCCCAGTACTCATCGTCGGGGATATCGACAAGGGAGGTGTGTTTGCATGGTTAAAGGGTACCTATGATCTTTTTTCCGAAGATGAACAGAACAGAGTGCTTGGATTCATTATCAATAAGTTCCGCGGTGATATCGAAATGTTGAAACCGGGAATAGAACAGTTTGAAAAAATGGTTGGCAAACCGGTTTTAGGTGTCATCCCCTACTTCCATGATTTGGTTGTCGATGAAGAAGACTCCATTCCACAGCGATCTTACTTTGCAGAAAACAAGGTGCAGAATCCTTTGAATATAGCAGTGATTGAAATACCTAGAATTGCAAATTTTACAGACTTATCACCACTGGCTCTTGATCCAAATATATCTTTGCAATATATCCAGCATCCATCGCAATTAAGAGCTCACGATTTGATCATTCTGCCAGGCAGTAAAAATACTGTGGGTGATATGAATTATCTAAATCAACAGGGGATGACCAAAGAGATTATCAAACATCATAAATCAGGTTCCATGATCCTTGGAATTTGTGGTGGATTTCAAATGCTCGGCAGGAAAATTAAAGATCCTGATAATCTGGAAAGCCGTGAAAAAGAAATAAACGGACTGGGACTCTTTGATTTTGAGACCACACTTGTTCCAGAGAAATTAACCCGACAAGTACAACTTGAAACTGTCATAAGCAATGTATTTCCAGAGAGACTTCATTGCGAAGGTTATGAAATTCATATGGGCCGCACCACATTCGGCTCCATCTACCAAGCCCTATTTTCCGAATTGAATGGAGAAAACGCGATGAATTTTGGAATCACCAATCAGAATGGTACTGTTTTTGGTACTTATCTTCACGGATTTCTGGATAATGATTTGTTTCGAAACAATATTTTACGTTATATAAGGAATGAAAAAGGGTTACCAGAACCACAAAAACTATTCGATTATTCAGAGTTTAGAAAACGCGAACTCAACAGGCTCGCGGATCTGGTAAAAACTTCCATCAATATGGAGATCATCGAAAGAAGGCTACATTAG
- a CDS encoding iron ABC transporter permease yields the protein MHTKLGPQSYKLTLAIFMLLFMATLCATPLIGSTKINLANALSGGIYANNNLDANILFQVRLPRILLGAVTGAALSVAGAVFQALLRNDLAAPFTLGVSSGAALGAVLAIVLNFNISILGFPMVSLFAFLGALGAIFLVFSLVRTRHGDFPTSTLLLAGVTANFFFAAMVMFIHYISDFSQSFRIIRWLMGGLDIIGYQTVLSIFPMVFLGIGILVYVSRDLNLISTGVHSAISRGVDVSLIQRAGFITASLITGTVVAITGPIGFVGLIVPHIARLIVGSDLRILIPVSMLFGASFLIICDTVARTIIAPTEIPVGIITAMLGGPFFVWLLKRKRPV from the coding sequence ATGCACACAAAATTAGGACCACAATCTTATAAGTTAACACTTGCCATATTTATGCTCCTGTTTATGGCCACTCTTTGTGCAACTCCTCTGATTGGATCGACTAAGATTAATCTTGCTAACGCGCTATCAGGTGGAATTTATGCAAACAATAATCTGGACGCCAATATACTTTTTCAGGTTCGTTTACCAAGGATTCTTCTAGGGGCAGTAACTGGTGCAGCTCTTTCTGTTGCCGGTGCTGTTTTTCAGGCACTTTTGAGAAACGACCTGGCCGCGCCTTTTACATTAGGTGTTTCCAGTGGTGCCGCACTGGGAGCTGTATTGGCAATCGTTCTGAATTTTAATATTTCAATACTTGGGTTTCCCATGGTCTCACTTTTTGCTTTTCTGGGAGCACTTGGTGCTATTTTCCTTGTTTTCAGTCTTGTCAGAACAAGGCATGGTGATTTCCCCACGAGCACTCTATTACTGGCAGGGGTTACTGCTAATTTCTTTTTCGCGGCAATGGTTATGTTCATCCACTATATATCAGACTTCAGCCAGTCGTTCAGGATAATTAGATGGCTGATGGGAGGATTGGATATCATAGGTTATCAAACAGTCCTTTCGATATTTCCCATGGTATTCCTTGGAATTGGAATACTCGTATATGTGAGTCGCGACCTGAATCTTATTAGTACCGGAGTTCACTCTGCAATCAGCAGAGGTGTCGATGTATCACTCATTCAAAGAGCAGGTTTTATCACCGCATCATTAATCACTGGCACTGTCGTGGCCATCACGGGCCCCATTGGATTTGTAGGACTGATTGTTCCACATATCGCCAGGTTGATTGTAGGCTCTGATTTGAGAATACTTATACCGGTTTCAATGTTATTCGGTGCCAGCTTTCTAATCATCTGCGACACAGTGGCTCGCACTATTATTGCTCCAACAGAAATTCCAGTAGGAATTATTACAGCAATGCTTGGTGGACCATTCTTTGTATGGCTCCTGAAAAGAAAAAGACCCGTTTAA